A genomic window from Pseudohongiella acticola includes:
- a CDS encoding DUF1328 domain-containing protein, translating into MLGWALTFLIIGIVAALFGLSGIAGAATNIAWILFVVGLILALFFFISGRRPPP; encoded by the coding sequence ATGCTTGGATGGGCATTAACATTTCTTATTATCGGTATCGTTGCCGCCTTGTTCGGCTTGTCTGGCATCGCCGGCGCCGCGACCAATATCGCGTGGATACTGTTTGTCGTAGGCCTGATTCTGGCCCTGTTCTTCTTCATATCCGGTCGTCGACCGCCGCCTTAA
- a CDS encoding BON domain-containing protein yields the protein MLRKKLIRTIMIANLTLVGATSAYADDDNGRITEARINGQIWGTYAVNTELNPFDLDIDVSGDTVTLTGAVDHDAKSQLAEEIALGIDGVNEVNNRITVQPDSRRAEDDPERSFGQLVSDATTTATVKSKLLMDDDVAGLEIDVTTKDDVVTLTGDVDSTMLSSRARELASQTDGVDRVINNIAVR from the coding sequence ATGTTACGCAAGAAGCTTATACGAACGATCATGATTGCAAACCTGACTTTAGTGGGCGCCACATCAGCGTATGCCGACGACGACAACGGTCGCATCACGGAAGCGCGGATCAACGGACAGATCTGGGGCACCTATGCAGTCAATACCGAGCTAAATCCGTTCGACCTTGATATTGACGTCTCGGGAGACACGGTGACGTTGACCGGCGCAGTGGACCATGACGCCAAAAGCCAGCTAGCGGAAGAAATAGCACTGGGCATTGATGGTGTCAACGAGGTCAATAACCGAATTACCGTCCAGCCGGACAGCCGACGAGCGGAGGATGACCCTGAACGCTCCTTTGGCCAACTGGTCAGCGATGCCACCACAACAGCAACCGTCAAATCCAAATTACTGATGGACGATGACGTTGCCGGACTGGAAATCGACGTAACCACAAAAGATGATGTGGTCACCCTGACTGGTGACGTTGATTCCACCATGCTCAGCAGCCGGGCTCGGGAACTTGCCTCGCAAACCGACGGTGTCGATCGAGTAATCAACAACATTGCAGTCCGTTAA